CGGGGGCGCCATCACGGCCGGCTCGGGATCGGGGGCCACCTTCAGCGTGTATCTCCCTGCACGACCACCGGCTTTGAAGCCGGCGCCCTGAAGGGTCTCCGCGCCCCCGGGTGGGCTTGACAGGGATCCCGTCCGATACTACAGTGTCTATAGTTTCGATACTTAGAAACTATGGGAAAGACCGAAAACGACCGGAGGATCTTTGAGCTGCACGCGCAGATCTGCAAAGTGCTGTCGAATCCGAGGCGGCTGGAAATCATTCACCACCTGCGGGGGGCCGAAGGAACGGTGAAGCAACTCGTCAACGCCACCGGGTACCCCAAGGCGAACTTGTCGCAGCATCTGAGCGTCATGCGCGCGGCGGGACTCCTCCGATCGAGGCGGAATGGACGGGAAATCCACTACCGCCTGGCTTTTCCGAAGATGTTGAAGGCGTACGATCTGCTTCGCGAAATCCTCTTCGAACGGATGCGGGAGCAGTCAAGAATGTTGGGAGGCAAACCATGAGAGTGCTGGACGAAAGCCGGGGAGGCGTGAAGTCGGGCGAACGGCTGGATTTGAAGGGCGCGGGGCTGCCCTTGGAAATCCGACGGGCGGCCCTGATCGTCTTCTGGAAGGGTCGCTGACAGACCTGCCGGCAGGAGGCTCCTGCCATACGAGGCGTGGCCGAGAAGTTCGGCCCGAAGGGACTTGATGTGGTCTACGTGGGCGCCATGGAGACCGCAGAAGATTGTGAGCGGTGGAAAAAAGAATACGGCCTGCCCTTCCCCGTGATTCCGGATCCCGAGGGCCAACTGTTCAGGCGGTTCGCCAACGGTTGGGTTCCTTTCAATCTGCTGGTGGGTCCGGACGGTCGAGTTGTGTTCTGCGAAAATGAGTTCGATGAAGCGGGCTACT
The sequence above is drawn from the Nitrospirota bacterium genome and encodes:
- a CDS encoding winged helix-turn-helix transcriptional regulator → MGKTENDRRIFELHAQICKVLSNPRRLEIIHHLRGAEGTVKQLVNATGYPKANLSQHLSVMRAAGLLRSRRNGREIHYRLAFPKMLKAYDLLREILFERMREQSRMLGGKP